A part of Curtobacterium sp. MCLR17_036 genomic DNA contains:
- a CDS encoding GntR family transcriptional regulator, giving the protein MPVPSSAPTEHQLLRDTVRHKIHDAIMDGTLVPGERLNDDELIAWLGVSRTPIREALSQLARAGLIEMAPNRYTRVTTPKPDEVVEAIQTLGVLFGGVVRLAVPRLGAGARKKILAQLDKTIAEFRAHDVGAVNHDALDVFALYVAECGNANLQRVCRDTMDGLAFRLRLPNLDELVDWDRMTEDFVRLRAATESGDNVAAELATEAIHLLPGEKR; this is encoded by the coding sequence ATGCCGGTCCCCAGCAGCGCCCCGACCGAACACCAGCTGCTCCGCGACACCGTCCGCCACAAGATCCACGACGCGATCATGGACGGCACGCTGGTCCCCGGCGAGCGGCTCAACGACGACGAGCTCATCGCCTGGCTCGGCGTCTCCCGCACCCCGATCCGCGAGGCCCTGAGCCAGCTCGCCCGCGCCGGCCTGATCGAGATGGCGCCGAACCGCTACACGCGCGTCACGACGCCGAAGCCCGACGAGGTCGTCGAGGCCATCCAGACCCTCGGCGTGCTGTTCGGCGGCGTCGTCCGCCTGGCCGTGCCGCGGCTGGGCGCCGGCGCGCGGAAGAAGATCCTCGCGCAGCTCGACAAGACCATCGCCGAGTTCCGGGCGCACGACGTCGGCGCCGTCAACCACGACGCCCTCGACGTGTTCGCGCTGTACGTCGCCGAGTGCGGCAACGCCAACCTGCAGCGCGTCTGCCGCGACACCATGGACGGGCTGGCCTTCCGCCTGCGGCTGCCGAACCTCGACGAGCTCGTCGACTGGGACCGCATGACCGAGGACTTCGTGCGCCTGCGGGCCGCCACCGAGTCCGGCGACAACGTCGCCGCCGAGCTGGCCACCGAGGCGATCCACCTGCTCCCCGGCGAGAAGCGCTGA